One Lacticaseibacillus rhamnosus genomic window carries:
- a CDS encoding aldose epimerase family protein: protein MKLSAKIFAKVGSERITQYTLVNDQQMTLRFLTFGARVQQVRLPTTTGLDPNLLLGFVTLEDYLHQPGLFGAMTGPLAPDDPKTIPGAWQNWNWAVKTSQTADLAITFSLNLPENADGQPGERSLMVTHRLNNDNVWTIDMAVKTTAEIRLHPRLILPWLLTADPAQTMLHAQLTIDHQQSTIKQQPEISPAHRFSLATGDWQLHYATDAPATRIDSFANIGPDNNFNGILGQPHVAIGFSPENNLTGNAWTLAAGATWQHHAEYQLSRIKASTPDR, encoded by the coding sequence ATGAAACTAAGCGCCAAAATTTTTGCCAAAGTTGGCAGTGAGCGCATTACGCAATACACATTAGTTAACGATCAGCAAATGACGCTGCGATTTTTAACTTTCGGCGCTCGTGTTCAGCAAGTCCGGTTGCCCACTACGACTGGGTTGGATCCTAACTTATTGCTTGGATTCGTCACTTTAGAAGACTATCTGCATCAACCCGGTCTTTTCGGCGCCATGACCGGTCCGCTTGCACCAGATGACCCTAAAACGATCCCCGGAGCTTGGCAGAATTGGAATTGGGCGGTGAAAACCAGTCAAACGGCTGACTTAGCCATTACCTTTTCTCTAAATTTACCTGAAAACGCTGATGGACAACCGGGCGAGCGCTCCCTTATGGTTACGCACCGACTGAATAATGACAATGTCTGGACCATCGATATGGCCGTTAAAACCACTGCCGAAATCCGACTTCATCCACGATTGATATTGCCATGGTTATTGACAGCCGATCCCGCCCAAACAATGTTACACGCTCAGTTAACCATTGACCACCAGCAAAGTACCATCAAGCAACAGCCAGAAATCTCGCCTGCACATAGATTCTCCTTAGCCACCGGTGACTGGCAACTGCACTATGCCACCGATGCGCCGGCCACCCGCATTGACTCGTTTGCTAACATCGGACCCGATAACAACTTTAACGGCATTCTGGGACAACCTCATGTTGCAATCGGATTTTCTCCCGAAAACAATTTAACCGGCAACGCGTGGACACTTGCTGCCGGCGCAACTTGGCAACACCACGCTGAATATCAGTTGAGCAGGATTAAGGCCAGTACGCCAGACCGTTAA
- a CDS encoding M20 family metallopeptidase: protein MYFKSGGGSLTDEEQQVTDLLQAMVRIPSVAAKEGQVADLIEAFLAPELSAGLIKRERISYAPGRDNLVLTIGDSNAQRWLGVDGHMDVVDAGDPNKWQFPPFSAQIEDGKLYGRGATDMKSGLAAAVVAFKQIAHEELDHGVQLMATVGEEIDNYGARQLAAAGYGDRLTGLLVAEPGNSNVDAAERGIIDYTLTAQGKAAHSSRPDLGANAIHGLFAFANAALTATAPLQAKDDPILGHATHNIDIIHGGNQINSLPESAYLRGNIRTTMIADNDAFIAALKQAAKTSVPKGVHLSLSIDSVLSAAAAAPDNALIQKVQQARQRIGLQRGAVAYRTGITDAALFFHDGLDLAIYGPGNDTSHETDEYVDLQDVFDSIKVYKDVFKNY from the coding sequence ATGTATTTTAAAAGTGGAGGCGGTAGTTTGACAGACGAGGAACAACAAGTTACTGATCTATTGCAGGCGATGGTTAGAATCCCCAGTGTGGCAGCAAAAGAAGGCCAAGTGGCGGACTTGATCGAAGCCTTTTTGGCCCCGGAACTAAGCGCAGGGTTGATTAAGCGTGAACGTATCAGTTATGCGCCGGGACGCGACAATTTAGTTTTGACGATTGGTGATTCTAATGCGCAGCGCTGGTTAGGGGTTGACGGGCACATGGATGTCGTGGATGCAGGCGATCCCAACAAGTGGCAGTTTCCTCCGTTCTCAGCCCAGATTGAAGATGGTAAATTGTATGGCCGCGGGGCGACGGATATGAAATCCGGACTTGCCGCTGCTGTGGTTGCGTTTAAGCAAATCGCGCATGAAGAGCTTGATCATGGCGTTCAGTTGATGGCAACCGTGGGCGAAGAAATCGATAACTACGGTGCCCGCCAACTTGCGGCTGCCGGTTATGGTGATCGGTTGACCGGTCTTTTGGTCGCAGAACCGGGAAACAGCAATGTGGATGCGGCTGAACGTGGCATTATTGACTATACGTTAACGGCTCAGGGCAAGGCGGCGCATTCTTCACGTCCAGATCTTGGGGCTAATGCCATTCACGGCTTATTTGCTTTTGCCAATGCCGCATTAACTGCCACCGCGCCGCTTCAAGCTAAAGATGATCCGATTCTGGGTCACGCTACCCACAACATCGATATTATCCATGGCGGGAATCAGATTAATTCATTACCGGAGTCTGCTTATTTACGCGGCAACATCCGAACAACCATGATTGCTGATAATGATGCGTTTATTGCCGCTTTGAAGCAGGCTGCTAAAACATCAGTACCAAAAGGGGTTCACCTATCACTTTCGATTGATTCGGTTTTAAGTGCCGCAGCGGCTGCACCCGATAATGCGTTAATTCAAAAAGTCCAGCAGGCACGGCAGCGGATCGGTTTGCAGCGCGGGGCTGTGGCCTATCGAACCGGCATAACCGATGCGGCCTTATTTTTCCACGATGGTTTGGACTTGGCTATTTACGGGCCAGGTAATGACACTTCGCACGAAACCGATGAATATGTTGACCTCCAAGACGTGTTCGACAGTATTAAGGTTTACAAAGATGTCTTTAAAAATTATTAG
- a CDS encoding ECF transporter S component, with product MTRRGKAYNIAIIGILGALIILQAYIPMVGYVQIFPAWPAISTIHLTVIIGGIVLGYGGGASLGLLWGLTSLIRAYTSAADPVTLLLFRNPIIALVPRVMVGLVAAFVFHQLFKRHQSTLAQTIKMVIAGVAGALTNTLLVIGFTWLLFASKAAQIVPGANATNLGWLLITALAINAVAEAVLGGIVTPILGQALLRFRRK from the coding sequence ATGACACGTCGCGGAAAAGCTTATAACATTGCGATCATTGGTATTTTGGGAGCTTTGATTATTTTGCAAGCCTATATTCCAATGGTTGGTTATGTTCAGATTTTTCCCGCTTGGCCGGCTATTTCGACTATTCACTTGACCGTCATCATTGGCGGGATCGTATTGGGCTATGGCGGAGGTGCCAGCCTTGGCTTATTATGGGGATTAACGAGTCTGATTCGCGCTTATACATCAGCGGCTGACCCGGTAACTTTACTGCTTTTTCGCAATCCAATTATCGCGTTGGTGCCGCGAGTCATGGTTGGTTTGGTTGCAGCTTTTGTTTTTCATCAATTATTCAAACGCCACCAGAGTACGCTGGCTCAAACTATTAAAATGGTCATCGCCGGGGTTGCAGGCGCTTTAACCAACACATTGCTGGTGATCGGCTTTACCTGGTTGTTGTTTGCCAGCAAAGCCGCGCAAATCGTTCCAGGGGCCAATGCAACGAATTTAGGTTGGCTGTTGATTACTGCCTTGGCCATTAATGCGGTGGCAGAGGCGGTGCTCGGCGGGATTGTCACCCCAATCTTAGGTCAGGCATTGTTGCGCTTTAGAAGAAAATAA